In Hyphomicrobiaceae bacterium, one DNA window encodes the following:
- a CDS encoding cupin domain-containing protein — translation MPEHTPALRFAPLIDFAGSLPPSQPYRPLAERILSGDPVQTAHNFYSSADGHFHCGVWTCQPGKWRVVFTEHEFCQILEGVLVVTGDDGASERTFRAGDAFVSPAGFTGIWEVIEPAKKVYAIYE, via the coding sequence ATGCCTGAGCATACCCCTGCGCTGCGCTTTGCCCCGCTGATCGACTTTGCCGGAAGCCTGCCCCCCAGCCAACCTTACCGTCCGCTTGCCGAGAGGATTCTGTCCGGCGATCCTGTGCAAACGGCCCACAACTTCTATTCAAGCGCGGATGGGCATTTCCATTGCGGCGTGTGGACTTGCCAGCCGGGCAAGTGGCGCGTGGTCTTTACCGAACACGAGTTCTGCCAAATTCTCGAAGGCGTCCTGGTCGTAACGGGAGACGACGGAGCATCGGAGCGAACGTTCCGCGCTGGCGACGCATTTGTTTCACCGGCGGGCTTTACCGGCATTTGGGAAGTCATCGAGCCCGCCAAGAAAGTCTACGCGATCTACGAATAG
- the pqqA gene encoding pyrroloquinoline quinone precursor peptide PqqA has protein sequence MKIWSKPEVREQEVGLEVTSYLPAEIDVI, from the coding sequence ATGAAGATCTGGTCGAAGCCCGAAGTTCGTGAGCAGGAAGTTGGTCTCGAAGTAACGAGCTACCTCCCCGCCGAGATCGACGTCATCTAA
- a CDS encoding NADPH-dependent assimilatory sulfite reductase hemoprotein subunit, translating to MTDKRAKNEIIKENSRQLRGTLAEGLQDQVTGNIAEDDHQLIKFHGSYIQDDRDVRGERAKKKLEKAFSFMLRLRIPGGVLSAKQWIALDDIANNYANHTLRLTTRETFQYHGVIKSNLKRTMQAINKAALDTLAACGDVNRNVMTASNPYLSKAHKSAYDLGVAISEHLLPKTGAYHEIWLDGEKVEDVSRPSKKDEEPLYGVHYLPRKFKTVIAVPPDNDVDIFAHDLGYIAIVEKGEVIGWNVTVGGGMGMTHGDTNTFPRTADLMCFCTPEQAIKLAECVLTTQRDWGNRENRARARLKYTIEDKGLENFRAEVEKRCGFKLGKPRAYKFESTSDVLGWRQGEDKNWNFTLFVENGRIKDVEGRRLKTAMREIAEAGICEFVCTANQNVTMAKVSAKAKSKIESILKGHGISFDVSSRLRANAMACVALPTCGLALAESERYLPSLISKLEVSLDKAGLRADDIVIRMTGCPNGCARPYLAEIGLVGRNPGLYNLYLGAAFDGSRLSKLYAQDVDEARILELLEPIFKAYAKGREKGERFGDFCIRAAYVKATTTGNQFHADIKLV from the coding sequence ATGACCGACAAGCGCGCCAAGAACGAGATCATCAAGGAAAACAGCCGCCAGCTTCGCGGCACGCTGGCTGAAGGGCTGCAGGATCAGGTTACCGGCAACATTGCCGAGGACGATCATCAGCTCATCAAGTTTCACGGCTCCTACATCCAGGACGATCGCGACGTGCGTGGAGAGCGCGCGAAGAAGAAGCTGGAAAAGGCCTTCTCCTTCATGCTGCGCTTGCGCATCCCCGGAGGCGTCTTATCCGCCAAGCAGTGGATCGCGCTCGACGACATCGCGAATAACTACGCCAATCACACATTGCGGCTCACCACGCGCGAGACCTTCCAGTACCACGGCGTCATCAAGTCGAACCTCAAGCGCACGATGCAGGCGATAAACAAAGCTGCGCTCGATACGCTCGCGGCTTGTGGCGACGTCAACCGCAACGTCATGACGGCGTCTAACCCGTATCTGTCGAAGGCCCATAAATCTGCCTACGACCTGGGTGTGGCGATCAGCGAGCATCTGCTCCCCAAGACCGGCGCCTATCACGAGATCTGGCTCGACGGCGAAAAGGTCGAAGATGTTTCACGTCCGTCCAAGAAGGACGAAGAGCCGCTTTACGGGGTCCACTACCTGCCTCGCAAGTTCAAGACCGTGATTGCGGTGCCGCCCGATAACGACGTCGATATCTTCGCCCATGACCTCGGCTACATTGCCATCGTGGAAAAGGGTGAGGTCATCGGCTGGAACGTGACTGTGGGCGGTGGAATGGGCATGACCCATGGCGACACCAACACGTTCCCGCGAACGGCCGATTTGATGTGCTTCTGCACGCCAGAGCAAGCGATCAAGCTTGCCGAGTGCGTACTCACTACGCAGCGCGACTGGGGCAATCGCGAGAACCGGGCTCGTGCCCGTCTCAAGTACACGATCGAGGACAAGGGGCTGGAGAACTTCCGCGCTGAGGTTGAGAAGCGTTGTGGCTTCAAACTGGGCAAGCCGCGCGCCTACAAATTCGAAAGCACCTCCGACGTGCTTGGGTGGCGCCAGGGCGAGGACAAAAACTGGAACTTCACGCTGTTCGTGGAGAACGGACGCATCAAGGATGTCGAGGGACGTCGGCTCAAGACCGCCATGCGCGAAATTGCAGAGGCTGGCATTTGCGAATTCGTTTGCACGGCCAATCAGAACGTGACCATGGCGAAGGTTTCCGCCAAGGCGAAGTCGAAGATCGAGTCCATTCTCAAGGGACACGGTATCTCGTTCGACGTTTCCTCGCGTCTGCGTGCGAACGCGATGGCGTGTGTGGCGCTGCCGACGTGCGGCTTGGCGCTGGCCGAAAGCGAACGCTATCTGCCGAGCCTTATTTCCAAGCTGGAGGTCAGTTTGGATAAGGCTGGTCTGCGCGCGGACGACATTGTCATCCGCATGACGGGATGCCCGAACGGCTGCGCGCGGCCTTATCTTGCCGAGATAGGTCTGGTTGGACGCAACCCGGGGCTTTACAACTTATACCTCGGCGCAGCGTTCGATGGTTCGCGGCTGTCGAAGCTTTATGCGCAAGACGTCGATGAAGCGCGCATCCTCGAACTGCTTGAGCCGATTTTCAAAGCCTATGCGAAGGGGCGAGAGAAGGGCGAGCGGTTCGGCGACTTCTGTATCCGCGCCGCCTATGTGAAGGCGACGACAACGGGCAATCAGTTCCACGCCGACATCAAGCTCGTATGA
- a CDS encoding flavodoxin domain-containing protein, translated as MTSIPLLPKNAPFPAEDIDALNKVVAKSTPLQRSWLAGFFAGFEAAQGGASATPAAPPRPRVPLTILYASESGNAEGLALKAKKVAAKQGFDAKVFDMADADMALLGKAKNIIVYAATWGEGDPPSRAVDFYQELMGDGAPRLDGVRFAVLALGDTAYAQFCEVGKRIDARLEALGGVRAADRVDCDLDFAKHASDWTEKTFAKLAPADTGGGATVVHVDFKGAAPLADDEDAEPAFTAENPLEAEIAALIDLNGTGSTRETWHVEFATDDPAFVYTPGDAIGVLPENDPELVDQLLKATGLSSDAALLLKLQKSYDVTTLSKPLVENYAKLTGRADVKALLEGDALARFGADRQLVDLFETYPEVLNAEQLVSVLRPLPGRLYSVASSLKAHQGEAHLTVGAVRWESHGKMRKGVASTYLADRRKAGTTARIYVKPNRHFRLPTDGNTPIIMIGAGTGVAPYRGFVEERAETGATGKSWLFFGERNFTNDFLYQLDWQDHLASGALTNIDVAFSRDQPEKIYVQHRLWERRAELLRWIDEGAHIYVCGDEKGMAKDVDATLVKILAENAKGDEEAGKAKLKEFTKAGRYQRDVY; from the coding sequence GTGACGTCTATTCCTTTGCTGCCGAAGAACGCTCCGTTCCCGGCTGAAGACATCGACGCCTTGAACAAGGTGGTCGCAAAATCGACTCCCCTCCAGCGCAGCTGGTTGGCAGGATTCTTTGCGGGCTTTGAAGCCGCGCAGGGCGGTGCATCGGCGACGCCAGCGGCTCCGCCTAGGCCGCGTGTTCCCCTCACGATCCTATATGCGAGCGAAAGCGGCAACGCAGAAGGACTCGCGCTGAAGGCCAAGAAGGTTGCCGCCAAGCAGGGCTTCGATGCCAAGGTCTTCGACATGGCCGATGCAGACATGGCATTGCTCGGCAAGGCTAAGAATATCATCGTCTATGCTGCTACTTGGGGCGAGGGCGATCCGCCCAGCCGCGCAGTTGATTTCTATCAGGAGCTGATGGGCGATGGCGCCCCGCGCCTCGATGGCGTGCGTTTCGCCGTCCTGGCGCTAGGTGACACCGCCTACGCGCAGTTCTGCGAGGTCGGAAAGCGCATCGATGCGCGTCTTGAAGCGCTGGGTGGCGTGCGGGCCGCCGATCGCGTCGATTGCGACCTCGACTTCGCCAAGCACGCTTCGGACTGGACGGAAAAGACATTCGCCAAGCTTGCGCCAGCCGATACCGGCGGTGGGGCCACCGTCGTGCATGTCGATTTCAAGGGTGCTGCACCTCTTGCCGACGATGAAGATGCCGAGCCAGCGTTCACTGCTGAAAATCCGCTGGAAGCTGAAATCGCCGCCCTCATCGACCTCAATGGCACCGGTTCGACTCGCGAGACGTGGCACGTCGAGTTTGCCACGGATGATCCGGCGTTTGTGTATACGCCTGGTGATGCCATCGGTGTGCTGCCCGAAAACGATCCCGAGCTTGTCGATCAGCTTTTGAAAGCGACGGGGCTGTCGTCGGACGCAGCGCTGTTGCTTAAGCTTCAGAAGTCCTACGACGTCACGACGCTGTCAAAGCCGCTGGTTGAGAACTACGCGAAATTGACGGGACGTGCCGACGTCAAGGCGTTGCTTGAAGGCGATGCGCTGGCGCGCTTTGGAGCCGACCGCCAACTCGTCGATCTGTTCGAGACTTACCCTGAAGTGCTCAATGCGGAGCAGCTCGTTTCGGTGTTGAGACCGCTTCCTGGCCGGCTCTATTCGGTTGCCTCCAGTCTGAAGGCGCATCAAGGCGAAGCGCATCTCACCGTTGGCGCTGTGCGCTGGGAAAGCCATGGAAAGATGCGCAAGGGCGTTGCCTCGACTTATCTCGCCGATCGCCGCAAGGCGGGAACGACGGCGCGCATCTACGTCAAGCCCAACCGTCACTTCCGTCTTCCCACCGATGGCAACACACCGATCATCATGATCGGCGCGGGCACAGGTGTTGCGCCCTATCGCGGCTTCGTGGAAGAGCGCGCAGAGACGGGTGCGACCGGCAAGAGCTGGCTGTTCTTCGGCGAGCGCAACTTCACCAACGATTTCCTTTACCAGCTCGATTGGCAGGATCATCTGGCGTCGGGCGCGCTGACCAATATCGATGTCGCCTTTTCGCGTGACCAGCCCGAGAAGATCTACGTGCAGCACCGGCTTTGGGAACGACGCGCGGAGTTGTTGCGCTGGATTGACGAGGGGGCGCACATCTACGTGTGCGGCGATGAGAAGGGCATGGCAAAGGACGTCGATGCGACACTCGTCAAGATCCTCGCGGAAAATGCCAAGGGCGACGAGGAAGCGGGTAAGGCAAAGCTGAAGGAATTCACCAAGGCTGGCCGCTACCAGCGCGACGTATATTGA
- a CDS encoding lectin — MTTTFLRTARGVSLALACGVLATAAHADQATMTFFVTSSGPGDGANLGGLSGADAQCKKLAEAVGAGNHTWRAYLSASAADGAAAVNARDRIGKGPWTNAKGVVIATSVEDLHSANNKLSKETAVDENGAVIAGRGDKPNRHDMLTGSQPDGTAFSGEEDKTCGNWSKNAQGSAVVGHHDRMGLNDSAPMKSWNSSHGSKGCSQDNLRSTGGDGLFYCFAAD, encoded by the coding sequence ATGACCACCACATTCTTGCGCACGGCGCGCGGTGTGAGCTTGGCTCTCGCCTGCGGAGTGCTTGCAACAGCGGCGCACGCCGATCAGGCGACAATGACCTTCTTCGTCACCAGCAGCGGTCCCGGCGATGGCGCAAATCTTGGCGGTCTGTCGGGTGCAGACGCGCAGTGCAAGAAGCTCGCGGAGGCCGTGGGCGCGGGCAATCACACCTGGCGCGCATACCTAAGCGCAAGTGCTGCCGATGGAGCGGCCGCGGTCAATGCGCGTGACCGCATCGGCAAAGGGCCTTGGACCAATGCCAAGGGCGTCGTCATCGCGACCAGCGTTGAAGATTTGCATAGTGCCAACAACAAGCTGTCAAAAGAGACGGCAGTGGACGAGAACGGTGCAGTCATCGCGGGGCGGGGAGACAAGCCCAACCGCCACGACATGCTCACGGGCTCGCAGCCGGATGGGACCGCATTCTCAGGCGAGGAAGACAAGACGTGCGGAAACTGGAGCAAGAACGCGCAAGGCTCTGCAGTCGTTGGTCATCATGACCGCATGGGTCTCAATGACAGTGCGCCGATGAAGTCGTGGAATTCTTCGCACGGTTCCAAAGGGTGTTCGCAAGACAACCTGCGCTCAACCGGTGGCGATGGACTCTTCTATTGCTTCGCGGCGGATTGA
- a CDS encoding septal ring lytic transglycosylase RlpA family protein, whose translation MASRGLCALCVLVLPSGMFPAHAENQASAPASTWAITVKVARPAPIQTYVMNVGLALPADLASRLSNASRLTGKGHALEGIASYYWQGQMTATGERFDPTQLTAAHKTLPFGTRVRVTRVDTGTSVIVRINDRGPFKPGRVIDLSKRAAEEIGMTDQGLSKVKLEVLGK comes from the coding sequence ATGGCATCACGTGGCTTGTGCGCGCTTTGCGTTCTTGTGCTGCCTTCCGGGATGTTCCCAGCCCACGCCGAGAACCAAGCCTCAGCACCTGCTTCGACATGGGCCATCACCGTAAAGGTAGCACGCCCCGCCCCCATCCAGACCTATGTCATGAACGTTGGCCTAGCCCTGCCGGCCGACTTGGCTTCGCGATTGTCAAACGCCTCTCGCCTCACAGGCAAGGGACACGCCCTGGAAGGCATCGCATCGTATTATTGGCAAGGCCAGATGACGGCCACGGGTGAACGGTTCGATCCCACCCAACTTACCGCCGCCCACAAAACGCTCCCCTTCGGAACGCGCGTGCGCGTCACGCGAGTCGATACCGGCACCAGCGTCATCGTGCGCATCAACGACCGCGGTCCATTCAAGCCCGGCCGCGTGATTGATCTTTCCAAGCGTGCCGCCGAAGAAATCGGCATGACCGACCAGGGCCTTTCCAAGGTCAAACTCGAAGTGCTGGGCAAGTAA
- a CDS encoding MoxR family ATPase yields MQFEGTKSYVATDDLKVAVNAAITLQRPLLIKGEPGTGKSVLATEVAGALGVPLIEWHIKSTTKAQQGLYEYDAVSRLRDGQLGDERVKDIANYIKRGKLWDAFAHESRPVLLIDEIDKADIEFPNDLLLELDRMEFFVYETGETVKAKNRPIVMITSNNEKELPDAFLRRCFFHFIKFPDADTMARIVDVHFPGLKGRLVQEALRVFYELRDVPGLKKKPSTSELLDWLKLLLNEDIDPALLRENDPRRLIPPLAGALIKNEQDAHLLERLAFMNRRRNE; encoded by the coding sequence ATGCAGTTCGAAGGCACCAAAAGCTACGTCGCAACGGATGATTTGAAAGTCGCCGTCAACGCAGCGATCACTCTGCAAAGGCCGCTTCTCATCAAGGGCGAACCCGGGACCGGTAAATCTGTCCTTGCAACCGAGGTCGCCGGGGCACTCGGCGTCCCACTGATTGAATGGCACATCAAATCGACGACCAAGGCGCAACAGGGCCTTTACGAATACGACGCCGTTTCGCGTTTGCGCGACGGGCAGCTTGGAGACGAGCGCGTCAAGGACATCGCCAACTACATCAAGCGTGGAAAGTTGTGGGATGCTTTTGCTCATGAATCGCGCCCGGTACTCCTGATTGACGAGATTGACAAGGCCGATATCGAGTTCCCAAACGACTTGCTTCTGGAACTCGATCGCATGGAATTCTTCGTTTACGAGACGGGGGAAACGGTCAAAGCGAAGAACCGCCCGATCGTAATGATCACCTCCAACAACGAGAAAGAACTGCCGGATGCCTTTCTGCGCCGTTGCTTCTTCCACTTCATAAAATTCCCCGACGCGGACACGATGGCGCGCATTGTAGATGTCCACTTCCCCGGGCTGAAAGGTCGACTTGTTCAAGAGGCATTGCGGGTCTTTTACGAATTGCGAGATGTGCCGGGCCTGAAGAAGAAGCCATCGACCTCCGAGCTTCTCGATTGGCTCAAGCTGCTGCTGAATGAGGACATCGATCCCGCGCTCTTGCGTGAGAACGATCCCAGGCGCCTCATCCCGCCGCTTGCGGGCGCGCTCATCAAGAATGAGCAGGATGCTCACCTTCTGGAACGTCTGGCATTCATGAACCGCAGACGCAACGAGTAG
- the dksA gene encoding RNA polymerase-binding protein DksA: MAARAKISEIVLPADYRPSEDEPFMNEMHRAYFRKRLLEWKDEILRQTRETLAILHEDSTQHADLADRATSETDRATELRTRDRQRKLIAKIDAALARIEDGSYGYCEETGEPIGLKRLDARPIATLSVEAQERHERRERVYREE, encoded by the coding sequence ATGGCCGCTCGCGCCAAGATATCGGAAATTGTGCTCCCTGCGGACTACCGCCCCTCCGAGGACGAGCCATTCATGAACGAGATGCACCGTGCGTACTTCCGCAAACGGCTTCTCGAATGGAAGGACGAAATCCTGCGCCAGACTCGGGAGACGTTGGCGATCCTGCACGAGGATTCCACCCAGCACGCCGATCTCGCCGACAGGGCTACGTCTGAAACCGATCGAGCCACCGAGCTGCGCACACGTGATCGCCAGCGCAAGCTGATCGCGAAGATCGACGCTGCCTTGGCGCGCATCGAAGACGGATCATACGGCTATTGTGAAGAGACAGGCGAGCCGATCGGCTTGAAGCGGCTTGATGCTCGTCCCATCGCGACGCTATCGGTGGAAGCCCAGGAGCGCCACGAACGCCGCGAGCGCGTGTACCGCGAAGAGTAG
- a CDS encoding septal ring lytic transglycosylase RlpA family protein — protein sequence MKAASYGGGQSGVASWYGGKFHGRKTANGERFNQNALTAAHRSLPFGTRVRVTNTSNGNTVVVRINDRGPFVGGRIIDLSRAAASSIGINGVGHVKLTVLGRG from the coding sequence ATGAAGGCGGCAAGCTACGGCGGCGGACAGTCGGGCGTCGCGTCGTGGTACGGCGGCAAGTTCCATGGCCGCAAGACCGCGAACGGCGAGCGTTTCAATCAGAACGCTTTGACCGCAGCTCATCGTTCGCTTCCGTTCGGAACGCGCGTGCGCGTGACCAACACGAGCAACGGCAACACCGTTGTGGTGCGCATCAATGATCGCGGGCCCTTCGTCGGTGGCCGCATCATCGACCTGTCGCGCGCTGCTGCCAGCTCCATCGGCATCAACGGCGTCGGCCACGTGAAGCTCACGGTTCTCGGCCGCGGCTAA
- a CDS encoding septal ring lytic transglycosylase RlpA family protein, with protein sequence MRKTLAMAAVALAALTTTTISASAWECQGPAPACAKAANATKTSYKSSSKKSVHKTSYKSSKKATKTAYKSSKKNYASNKSSGGGYSGKASYYWQPQRVASGGWFNPNAMTAAHKTLPFGTKVRVTNRNNGKSVVVTINDRGPYVAGRVIDLSRAAAQAISMTGSGVVPVSVTVLGKG encoded by the coding sequence ATGCGTAAGACACTCGCGATGGCGGCCGTGGCGCTCGCAGCCCTCACCACCACCACGATCTCGGCCAGTGCTTGGGAATGTCAGGGCCCTGCACCTGCCTGTGCCAAAGCCGCAAACGCCACGAAGACTTCCTACAAGTCCTCGTCCAAAAAATCGGTCCACAAGACGTCCTACAAGAGCTCGAAGAAGGCGACTAAGACAGCTTACAAGAGCTCCAAGAAGAACTACGCCAGCAACAAGAGCTCTGGCGGTGGCTACTCCGGCAAGGCGTCCTACTACTGGCAGCCCCAGCGCGTTGCCTCGGGCGGCTGGTTTAACCCGAACGCCATGACGGCAGCTCATAAGACGCTGCCCTTCGGCACCAAGGTCCGCGTCACAAACCGCAACAATGGCAAGTCGGTCGTCGTCACCATCAACGATCGCGGACCTTACGTGGCCGGTCGCGTCATCGACCTTTCGCGCGCCGCCGCGCAGGCCATCTCCATGACGGGTTCGGGCGTGGTTCCTGTCAGCGTCACCGTGCTCGGCAAGGGCTGA